TGCAAATGGTTTGGTGACTTAGTTCCACCTGGAAGGCCAGAAGAGCGTGATTCTCCTTGATCCGATTATTTAGGACCATGCAACAAATCAAAATATGTACCTGGAATTCCTGAATTTGCTTCTGCTGCTCAGCTTGTAATCTGCCGACAGTGCTGAGAAATTCTCCAACTGATGACTCTATGCGCTCGTTGAGTGTCTCGGCCAGAGCTTTCCCCAAGAAAAATGCATCCAAGATTGTTATGCTCTCGTTCTCACCTGCAAATGATAGTTTGAAATTCATTTGAAGCAGTGTTGTTGATGCTTCTCTTTccataaaataacatgttttGTTATCCATCAAAGAGGATAAAGAAAAAACAACAGAGATAATCAGACTGACTCTAGCTATACttctataaaataaaaatccgaACAGATTTGCAAATGCAAAGTCGAAGAAATTATGAAGATGCTAGACAGTAGACATAATCTCTTGCTTGAGCAGCTCTGCGACTCTACATTCAATGCTTATGCGCAAAATCTACTCCCAAGTAGACCTGAAAGTTAATATACTCACATATTGAGATCATACACTAATTACAGTTGCATCAAATAAGTGAGTATTCCATACATGTTTAGTGTTAGAATATGCAATATGTGGACActacaaaataaaaatgaagaaaTCCAGTTTATATTATGAGTCTAtgacaataaattaattataaatagaaACGAAATCTGATTGCCGGGAGAACAATCTCAGCAGCAATTTCAATGTGTTGTCACAAAGGAAGATACAACCAGCAAGTGACAGCAGAGACTTGTACAGTGATTAAGAAACTCAGTGGTGAAGGGTCTTAGCCATAGGGACAGCGAATATACTTCAGTCTGTATGGACATAACATAATTTTGGCAAGAACTAACTGCACTCCAGGCAGTGTTGACCGATTCTTCCAATAGTTAGAAAGCAAAACCCATTTCGACAATGAACTAAACCCGTTTAAACACTGAGGATAAACCTGGTTAAGTAGAAACATATCGTGGACACAAAATTCCATAAAACCAGCAGGGGCGAAACTAAATTCATAAACGGTAAACACAAACCACCTAAAAAGATACAATTTACTTAAAAACACACTTGTCCCCTAACATGGATACTTGAGAATCAAATAAACATCTGTTTCCCCAACTACCAATGGCTAAACCGGTGGTAACTAGGCACAAATTTCTAAATTTCTGAATTAAAATAGTACCTGAACTCGAAAAAATTTAACTGGAAGCAAAAGATTGATTGAACAAAATTGATAGACTTCGAGCCTCAATTTTCATTAGCATGTCCTAAGTTTCAAACTTGAGTACTTTGCATAGTGAAGCTATAAATTTTACAGAAAGAATGGAACCAGACGAAAGCTGAGGAGGcagtaaaataaatttatccaaTGGTTTCAGATTCAAATACAACGCAACAAGCTTTCATTAGTTTAGCACGATTCCAGTCCCAAATTCACACTCCCCAAGAGACTTTTAGAACAATACCCAACACATAAATTCACATTCAACCAAAAAAAGATCGAAATTTTACAAGATTATCTACACAAATAAAGAAATTCGAATTCAATCAGCAAAAACAGAACAAAAAGAAGCTGAAATGTGCAGACAGATAGAAATGGTACCCGAATCACCTGTACACCTACACCCAACTGACCCAAGATTAATTCCTCGGAACTTCTGCGACCCAATTGAGACGAGCTTGAGATTGGATGAAAACGATGAATGTTCACGCCACAAAGCAGCGGGTTTTGCCCGGCAACAACGTTGGCGGGTCACCGATGGGGCACGAGGTTTCCAATATATCGAATAGGCTTGTTGGGATGCTGCTACCACTCCCCCGAAGCCCATTTCTTCTTTGAATCAAGAGCTTGATTTCACTTTAAGATTGCAGTCGTTTTTATGACAAGTACAGCTGCATTTAGGTGCGGCTTTAATGGTTTGTCCGAAAAATTTGGTGTGTTCGCATCggaaggaaaaggaaaatggcCGCCATTCCTTTATTTATTCATCGTCACgtagaaaaaaaatcaaaattataaaaaataataaatcaaaaccgaaaatttatcaatataaaatattaaaatcttAAATGCCAATGTAAAGAACCAAAACTTtcatttgtattatttatattgtgTAAAATACTTATAAGAAAAAATGGaaattaaatgtaatttttaggcatttttttttaaaaaatatttattataatgattttgatatatcagtttGGTTCGTAGAGTCTTATCTAAAATTAGACTGACTTATTTTTTCGATTTGGTTTATTTGAAAAATGAGATTGTGAATTGGTTAAATTTTGATCCAGTAAATATAATTTAGTTTTTCGATTGAGCTTGGTTTTGTTCAATTCATGAATACGTTATTCTTTGTAATAGTGTACAAATGATTAATAATAATGAAACTTccgtttgtttttttaaaaaaaaaatttacaaatccATCTTAGGaatcaattttatgatataaatattttatttaaattattcatgaaaaattattattttttatgtcaaaaatattatttattattgtaaatatgacaATTTTAACTTGTCTTACATGAAACCGTCTCATCAAGAAACCTACTACTTAAACGAATATCTATTTTTcggaaaagaaaatattaaaagctATAATTTCATTGAATACTGTAATTTATGTGgaaattttagtcttttttatGATGTTAATGTATACATCAAAATCAATAGTCTCATGACGGTATGATTAAAAGAGCatatctcttgtgagatgatttcattaatttttatctgtgagatgactcaatcctaccgatattcacaataaaaagtaatactcttagtataaaaagtaatattttttcatgaattacccaaataagatatctatctcacaaaatacgacacgtatGATTGTATCACACAGGTTTTTACCtgttaaaattgtcaaaatttaaaaaatattaaaataattttctttaaataacaataataattacCGGTTGTTGGCTTTGGTGGAAGCAATGTTTCAGTCTTCAACAGCTCACCCAAAAAGCCTTTTTCTAATAAGCGTGTCATTCCTCTCCTTCCCTTCTCTGCAATTCCTCTCTCCAAACTCCTATAATATATACGTATTAAGTACTTGCAGATTGGTTGATTCTTGGTGTGGGG
This window of the Primulina tabacum isolate GXHZ01 chromosome 4, ASM2559414v2, whole genome shotgun sequence genome carries:
- the LOC142543638 gene encoding uncharacterized protein LOC142543638 isoform X1 → MGFGGVVAASQQAYSIYWKPRAPSVTRQRCCRAKPAALWREHSSFSSNLKLVSIGSQKFRGINLGSVGCRCTGDSGENESITILDAFFLGKALAETLNERIESSVGEFLSTVGRLQAEQQKQIQEFQEEVLEKAKRAKEKAAREAVETQGIISKSSAADVSVVNGGVAKTTSSYTSKIDQTLEPSNDDPLLDMLKDE
- the LOC142543638 gene encoding uncharacterized protein LOC142543638 isoform X2, which encodes MGFGGVVAASQQAYSIYWKPRAPSVTRQRCCRAKPAALWREHSSFSSNLKLVSIGSQKFRGINLGSVGCRCTGENESITILDAFFLGKALAETLNERIESSVGEFLSTVGRLQAEQQKQIQEFQEEVLEKAKRAKEKAAREAVETQGIISKSSAADVSVVNGGVAKTTSSYTSKIDQTLEPSNDDPLLDMLKDE